The region ctgctgctgccgtgggTTTTCCTAGACTCTCGGTGGGGGCAGGGGCTtaacataaacataattttcatGTGGCATGCGTGCCAGATTCAGCTGGGGGCCAGGACCCCAAGGTTCGCAAGGCAAGTGCATTTAGATACTCTGCTTTTGAGATAGCTCAGCAGACAGATATTTATGATGCTAAAGTCTGtgttaacaaaaattataaaaaattcagtTTAGATGTTGTTATGAATAACAGAATGTTTGATAAGATTATGATTCCTTTCTTCATATTGCAAGAAGTCTTTACTTAATAGATCGCATAGCCAGCCCCATATGCCCATCAAAAGTGAGGATATCTCCAGGATTTCAGATTTACCCCCTGGCTAGATTTGCTCGGCAAACATTGATGGCTTCCAGAGTGGTTGCTGTAACCAACGCGGCAGATGAGGATAAACAGAAGGGGGTTTGGTGGATAATGACTATAGAACTGGGGCTGTGGACAAGGGGAAGAAACTGTCGCTTCATTCTCTATAATTTTCACGTGCCACTTCTAGCAGTTTTCACTTAGCTGAGCTCTTGTCTGGTTTAGCTGAATCTACGTGGAAATATTGAAGTAGACACCTTTTCCCTTATTTCTCCCCTCTCTTGATTCCCCCTGTGAAGCCAGTCTATTTACTAATCAATATTTGCTCATTGGCTTCCGAATCGATTCCCCTACACccttttgttgatgttttcaCTTAGTTTGGCTGAGTTTAAGCAACACTTCGGTGGATAGTTATTGTCACCTCTTCGTTGCTTACTTACTTTGCCCCCCTTTCACTTTTCCCTGCGGCGCTCTTGGGCACCCTATTTTCCTGGGTTCTTTTTGCGTGGCCCTGGATCTTTCTGGGCTTTTGTGTCACTTCTCGGGCTGCCCGAGGAGCTTAGGCAGCTGCAATTTCTATGGCTGCATTTCGACAGATTTCAGCCATTGATATGCTGACTCTGCCGGGTCGTTCGTTTTAACTGCTCTAAGGGGATTTGGATCTCGGTTCTAGGGCTGGACGGAAATTCTTGAGCCACTGTCGGTGCTTAACTAGGGACAGGAATCTACTTGGCTAAGAGTCCCAGTCTTAGAACGGGCTTAAATTAGAAGcgtaaatactttttaaatgattaagGTAATCCCCAGAACCTCTTGGGTGTAATTAATGGCTTATAAGTAATGCTGAAGTCCATTGTATCGCAAAATGCCTAGAAGTACGGAATAATTTACAATGATTCTGCTAAGACTCTTGAAAAACCGATTTATGAAATtctaaacttaaataaatttattttaaatattcaataaataaaggatcaatcaaattcaattaaattattctttgTCCAACCTTCAGCTACCttaattaaatacatattttagagTATATAAAGTCATAAAATccaatgaattatttttgtcCCACCTTAAACCACCGAATTTAGTTCATCTAGGGCACATGCAGTTTGAAACCCTTTGTCTGCCCCATTAGCTCATTtcgactttaattttttatttggctgcACTTGCTTCCCCCTCGGCTGTTACTTTTAACCGCCCCATTCTAgccattattttttgttgtcctCCAGGCCAAAACTCGTCGTGTAACCCATTAGCATTCCCATTGTGCCATTCACTTTTTGCGCAGTCTCACTTTGCATATTCCCCATTTTTTGCCAGGAccctttgttttatttgtcgGTGTCCTGTGGCTGgatttgtgtgtgtgggtgggctGGCGTTGATTTTACTTACCATTGAGCACATGTACCGTGACGCTCTTGGGCTTCGCATTTGATGGATTGCACTGATAGTGCCCGGAGTCCGAGGGACGCGCCGACTTGATTAGGAGGAACGAGGTGGTCGTGTCGCCCTTGTTGGTGACCACCGAGACTCCTCCGCGCGGCGAGTCGTAGTTGATTATCTGCGGGTGAGAGGGGAACTTCTgaaagttataaaatatttttctacacTTCCATCCGGGGGGCGGGGCCCTACAATTTTCTAAGCCATAAAACCGAGTCCAGATTACGCACACGCACTGTTGCACACTTGGCAAATTAAAATCGGGGGGCGGAGATAGGGCGGAAAGTCCGGTGAATATGCAAAGTAAGGAAAAAGAGATGGCAAATAAAACCGaagcaaaacaataaaattaaatctgTTCGGGGCACAAGTACAAAAAAAAGGGAGGACCTCCCGGCACTAATGGCAATATTTTTCCCTTTCTCGTCGCCGGCTCTATAGAAAATACATAACAATAGGGTACCGTCAACCCTTAAAGCCCGATACATTGGGCCGGGGGACAAGGCGTGAAGTGCGAGGAAAACACCTAAAGTGGAAACTAAAACGTGGCTCAGTccaaacaaaaccgaaatCCATTTAAAGCCCAGGCCCCAGAACCCTTTTCCCCAGGCTCCGAACCCACTTCCTTCCCTAAATGGCATTTCCCAATATAAAAAACCGAAAGAAGGAAAGTTTTCGCTTGGCAAAGCTAATTTAAAAGTTACTAAATTGAACACTAAAGGGTTTCCAGAGTTTCGTGGGTTTTTCACGGAAGGGGAAGCGATAATGACGCCCCAAAGTAATTGCCTGTCCTGGAACAAAATGAAGGCGGTTCGGGGTTAGGGAACTCAGACTCACAGCATTATTATGATTCCAGAAGATATAGGCCGGCGGCTCCGGTGAGTTTTGTATGATACAGGTAAGGTTTATAGTGGAGCCACTTTCTATATACAAGTCGGGTGCCCCGATGATTTCCGTCGACGGTTCTGAAAGGGAAAAATGTGAAAAGCACTTAATTAAAAAGGTGAAGTGAAGGAATTTCACTGCGCATCTAAGTggaataaaataacaattagCTAAGAGCAAGATTTCCATTCGGTTCGCTTCATAAACGAGGTGAAAGGAAAATCATGTATTTTCTTTTGAAGCCCAGCAATTGAAGCGGGCGAAAAAGGAGCTGGTAGAATTTTTCCTTTACACTTCGGtcttttgttatttaattcAATCAGAATTTAACGCGAAAACTTCAACTTCTCGAGAGGGTGAAGAGGACACTTTTGGTAGGTGGGTCTGTAAATAAAGTGTGTTTAAGTTTTCTGCCAAGtttaaagtgtaaaagttaagGCTTAAGTTGGGATATCATAAAGAAACACAAGTTTCGAAAGCAATTGGCTGGCAATTCATGCAAGCAATACAAAATGTCTGTACGACTTAAATAATTTACTAAgccatttaaatatattttgcgaCAATGAATCGGCTCTTATTTGTAGTTAAAACGATTTGTATACTCATTATAAGAACCATTTTCGGGTGGAAACTATTTAACATAGCATGTAAATATTACTTGGCACTTTAATTGGAATCTTATTGTTAATAAATTAGATATGTTGTATTGTAGACACTATTTTTAACACTCCTTTTTAATTGGTAATCATTAAGTAAACTGATCCATCGACTTACCAACGACATTCAGGTGAATGTAGTGACTCATGTGGGGAGTGGTCGACACCTGGCACTCGTAGATGCCGGAATCGCGATGTTGCGGGTACTTGATTTGCAGCATCCAGTCTTCGGTTTGCGGCTGGTGGATGGCCCTGAACCGCTGATCCGACGTGTAGGTGTACCGGCCAACTGTCAGCAGATGTATGTCCCGATGTCGCACCCACGACACCTGAAGCAACATCTAAAACGATTTAGAGAGGAGGAGAGTTTGAGCGGGGGACGTTGGATTcagattttatttgtttggcaaACAGTTTAAAAAGTCAATTTCATACGCAGCTGCTTGAATGAACCGTGAACCGGCTGCCTTTGTGTCAGGAGCACACgtgtaaaatgcaaatttttttccaaattttttatatgattttttaCATTCAAGCGCTGTGCTTGGCAAAGAAAACTTTGGAGGAACGAAGGTGGGGGTGAAGGTGAAGTGACTTCCTTGCCAGACCAGACAACCTGGTCCAACAAATTGAATGTTACAAGGGCTAGCACATGGATACACTCAAAATAAACAACACACCataatttatcaatttaatatataaaaaaaaaatatttaaaaaataataactcataataaaaaaaagatatataaaaaaaatattcatataataataactaaacaccaatttaatttatatatgtaatgtaaatgaaataaataaggatatagattttaatatattgttACTGTTATTTTGTAATTAGTCAGCTACATTTTAATggaataattttgtttatcgCTATCATAAAATCTAATCTGAATTTTTCTTAAGAAATCCATGTTTTCGTATGAATTTAAAGGTTCGTCTTCTTTCTGTGTTaagaaaatacaaagttaataaaatatatacataaatgttattttcagtGCACATTAGACCACGCCTCTGGCAACCACCTGCTGTTTAATGCTCAACTTTTTCCTGCCCAAGGCGCAACATTTTTAAGTGACGCTGATTTAGGGTTACCTAAGGCACGGGTGGGGGTGTGGAAAATTCTAGTGGGGGCAGTGCCGAGGGGTGGGCGGTAAAGTGGGTGGGGAGGACACGCCCGGCTGTGTTGCGTGTCATACGTCAGCTGCgagaattttcaatttcaatgacAACAGCTTAGCAACATGCTGCCTAACGATGAGCGACGACGTCGAGGACGACTTTGCCAAAGTTAATGGACAAGAAACCCTGGGCAGGAAGGAAGGAGCAGCTATGAGCAATGATAGGGGCTGGCAGGGGTGGTCCAGGTGTTAGTTGCCAGACACAAAGGTAAAGTTTGGCAGCTGCTTAAGCAAAGTTGCATGTAATTAACACCCAAAGTCCTCGAGCAGTGATACCGAAGGAGTGGGGCCACAACTTTTCCTCACAACCACGCAAATTTTCACTGGTTTTCCCGCGCCCCTAAACTTTTTTATGCGCATTAAGCTTGTTTACAGTATCGTACAATTTTAAGCATatcaatattttctttcatttaCTGCTTGCCAAACGAACATCAAAATCTGTGAATTTTCCTTTACGACTCAATTTGTGAAGCCGAGAAAAGATACATAAATTATGTAAGGAAAAGCTGCCTGGTAAAAATGACTTTGAAGTCGTCTGACTTGTCTTTGTTCCTTGAAATGTATATCAGTGATAGTAACATAGACAAAATCAATTATAAACGTTGGTGATAACAGATaattgaatataaatataaccTTGGGAACATAAACAAAACTGTAGTATATCGAATCCTTGAAATGTAGTACCTTTATCATCATCAAAGAGGGAATTTAAGTGGAACCAGTGAAATCTGCCCAGAGCAATCAACTACAACTAGTAAATCACCTGTACatcatataaataattttctatCCTTTGTACCTTTCAGCTTTCTTTTAAATGTCCGCCTTATATCCTTAGAATTATGGAAAAGCGTTCTCTGGCTGTGTGGGTGAGTCTGGCATTAAAACATAAAGCTTTCCCCGAGCAAAGCGCAAATGAAAAACGTCATTAATAATGCAGGGACCATCAACATCCGTTCGCTGTTTATCATTATAGACGGTGTGAAGCAGAGAGCTCACATATACGTAAACCTATACACGCAAGCGTAAAACAGAAGGAtttttctttatcttttttcCCCTGGCATTTTCCCATCGCACCAGCTTAATTCTCACCCAGATGCTGCCAAATCTCAGCAGCAATGATGTATTACTTCAGGTGTGGAGAGGAAAAGGGGGGCTGCGAGGCAAGGAGAAAGTGGAAGGAGGAAAAGCGGGAGGAAAAAAGCGGGCGGAAGTGGGTGAAAGTGGGTGGACTCTGGGGTGAGCTTGCGGTTCGCCGCAGAACTGAAAGCTAATTAGATTTTAAGCTGCCACACGAAGgtaatgaatatattttaCCGGCTGCCTAATGTGTTGGGTTTTTAAGGCTGATGAGCAAGAAATGGGTATTTTCTTAAGCTGTCTGGTAAATAGTGTTTCAGGGGGTACATAAGGTCTcacaattttataatttaatatgaaatttaattaattttattttatttaaaaggtaaggaatattttattttgtaatttaattttttttctgtaacACCTCTTGAAAGTTTGACTCTTATACCCACAAAACTCTTCCATTTCACACCATCAAGCTCTTAACTTAGACGAGGTTTTCCCTCATTAATTAACTCTTTCCAGGAGACATACATATGTGCTATAGGTAGGGGAAGCTCCTTGAGGTTATCCCACTTAACACGTCTAATGAAGTTATCCCAGGAAAGAAGCAGGCAAACTGCCCCACATCCTCAAGCATGAAACTTTCACATCGTCCTACCTCAAGGTGAAAGGCATTCAGGCTCGATTTCCACCCTCAAATTGAGGTTGCCTGCCCCCCAGCCATTTTCTACAATTTAATAATCACGCAAATTAGTTTTCGAAGCCGCAACTCAAACAAGCCAGAAACAGGGCTAATCACAGGCTGCCAGAAAGTTAGCCTCGAAACGGGAGCTCCAGAATGGGCGGTGCATGCCCAGAAAGCCCGGAATGGCGGGACATGTAACATATTATTATCGGAAAAACGGGCAGGGACCTTCTCCGGTCGTCGACGCCGCCGGAAGTGACGGAAACGGAATGACTACGGCCCAAAAGTTGCGGGGCTGAGCCCTCCTGCCGGGCACccggaaaaaaacaaaatgaatttCGGGCCCTTTTTCTACATTTGAATAGTTCAGGTGGATGAAGGGCTCGCCCGGAAGTGGAAGTGGTGGTGCTGGAgattgtgtttgtgaaatgtTTGCGGCACTTCCTTCCGCTCACCACGAAAAGTTGAATAAAGTAAAATCTGTTTCCTGTTTGGGTATAATTAATCATTTTGTTCCCTGGCAAGCGGAACAATTAGCCAGCAGGCCCCGAACTCCGCCTCCATTCCGAAGCCCAGTCAGCGTGCTAATTAGCCTGTTAAAAAAATACGGAACACACAGTGGGGCAGCCTCTCAGGCACAGGGCCCAAATCGCATTTTGATGGCAACGACAAGGAATTACACGATAATTACGAGGCAAATTGTCAAATTATGGCCAGCATTTGACATGGCGCTCAAATAGAAGTAACGAAAAATATAGCAACCAAACGAGTTTTAAAActgattttgacaaaaatgttttgattttattttcattaataacgtttaaattaatttgtaaaaatagaaGGAGCTAAAAAGGTGATTTTTAAGAGttcaatgtttaaaataaataaaagccccGACCTTTTTCTTCTTTCACCATCAAAACTTAGGAACTAATTGATACCATTCCTATGAATTATCCTCTATCCTAATAActtatttagaatatataaagatatttttaaaagtgtaaaaatgaaaattgaattgattGCCCAAAACTAGATTTCCCCCTTTATCGATGTCCGAAAGGATTTCAGTGAAATCCAATAAACTAAATCTGGGATGCACTCACCGTCTTGTTGCCAAGATTCTTGACCCGGCAGTTCAAATAGGCCGTCTTGCCCAGCAGGGCGGTGACGTTCTTGGAGAAGGCCTTGTCGAAGTAGGGACCCGCATTGCGGGCCTCCTCCAGATCGATGCTGTTGCGATGGTAGCCGGAAGCCATCTGCGAGGAGAACGGGTTGCTGCCGGAGCCGCTGGAGCTGCTGGCCTTGTGCAGGCTGCTGCTGGGAATCCCCGTGACGGTGGTGGAGCTGCCCACGGAGCTCCGACTGGCATCGGTCGTCATCGCCGCCGACTCGGTGTGCGGGGGTGAGCCCGAAACCGAGCCAGATCCGCCAGCTGCCTGgccatttttgttatttccgCTGCTATTGTTGCCGCTTCCGCTTCCGGCGACACCAGTGGGACCGGCTGCCTCGACAGATGCGCCCACTCCTTCGTTGGGCAGGGCATTATTACTGCTGCTCATGTCCTTCGATTTGTACGAGTCACGCTGGGCGGCGTGAACTGGAAAAAGAGAAGAAATAAATACAGTGGATATAGAAATCGTGCTTTGATTTAAGTAAACATTTAATACCTTAACTTAAAATGCAATattcttaataataaaaggaaATTTGCACACTTAACACtcacaatattttattttagaaatattttacaaccatatttttaaaaatatcatgtATCATATCTTCCCTCTCTCCAATTGTAATTTATCACATTTAAATCGCTGTAATCCCCAACTAGTTTTCCGCTTGCAACTGTTTCAAATTGCAAAACTATGCCATAAAGTCCTTCAATCGATGGCCACAACAAGCAACCGAAAACCAGAATGGGGGAAACCTTGTAACTCGTTTGGGTTTGAACTTTTAACAGCCATCCACCTGCAACCGACCCCCAATACTTTCCACCTTTTGTGGCAGCCATTTAGGTAATTAGCGAATTACGCATACACAGCTCCGGGAACACACGTTAGCAACTTTTGTTGGGCGAGCAAACAAAGTTTTAGGTTGGTTCACAGGTAAATCCGACTTTTTGTTCTGTACTCCCCCaatttttccccattttttgtttgttcccAAATTTTTCGTTTAtcaaattttcatgtttttcccGCACAGCCCTGCGGCAAGTGTGTGAGTTTTTGTGTGCGCAAACTGGTTGTTGTCGTAGTTACGAGCAATTTTTATCCGGCATTTATCCATCACTTAGCTGCGAGGACGCCACTGCGTCTGGGCCAGGAACTAAGCTGCTGCCTCCTCCGCCCAGGAGCCCCCCAATATGGCTCGCTTGTATCTCGGGGCACTTGATACGCTTATTACGTCGCAGCTAACGTCTTTTTATGACACCGTCCGCCACCAGTTTTACGGACCAAGCCGGCAAGTCTGGCTAGCGACTTTATTAGATTAAACATGTTGTGCACATCGCTGCCCGAAGTCCCAGACATCGAACAGGCTACCCAACTGACTGTGGTGCTGGCTGTGACTCGGTCACCGTGATTAGTCACGGAATAGGACAGTAGCATATGATGCTAGTTACATATTAAATGATGTCTCttcaagaaatataatttttatttttaagaaaaaatctatttttatacctaattgagataaaaatacttttaggTAACGTTGCTCAGAAAAGATCATATGATATTATGTTATCACTgatcaaatattttcaaaaaaaattaatatttttttatttatattttatatatgatatttcttacaatttattacattattttaacaattttctagcaaatttaacaaatcatttttatattttgatttagtgTACATATATTTTGTCCACAAACACTTATCCTTTAATACCTTTCCAAAAACCATAAACCATTCTTGTTGTCTAAGATTTTTGAAACTCTCCATGATAAATCTTTGGTAACATACCATAATCCTGCCGAACAAAACCTTGCATTTCGCAAAGTTCTGGTCACGTAATATGCGACTCAGCTCATCGCCCATATACCACACACATCCCACATGCAAGCGCTTCTTATCGCCCTctccccgtctctttctctgGTGTGTTGCTGTCTCTATCCTTGGCATCCTCCCAGTTTACTGCCCGAACTATTAGCTGAGCATCAGCTTTGGCCCGCTGGCCATGTTCCTACCAGATAAGTCGAATATCCTCCGTCATCTGCTCCGGCTTCAACTGCTTTAGCTCCGGCTTTCGCTTTGCCTTCCCTCCGAGGTTTTCCCACCCCCGCCCCCATTTTCTGCACTCCCCTTTCAATTTCCCTGCCCCCCACAGTTTCCCTAAGCCAACTGCTATTGACAGCCAAGCGTTGGGAGCCGTCTGCAGTTCGA is a window of Drosophila biarmipes strain raj3 chromosome 3R, RU_DBia_V1.1, whole genome shotgun sequence DNA encoding:
- the LOC108031834 gene encoding uncharacterized protein LOC108031834 isoform X2, whose protein sequence is MATFQMEMRQQQQQRQKQRTNLKQRAAATATATSKSRRQRQHLELEPRLKLELEPSDPPQSSPDCIRLWPGSGPSAADGVGGNPLTCNTTGSSNTSHSGNIARPSSNTGRQRALIMLSMLVVVIALMSGNGVHAAQRDSYKSKDMSSSNNALPNEGVGASVEAAGPTGVAGSGSGNNSSGNNKNGQAAGGSGSVSGSPPHTESAAMTTDASRSSVGSSTTVTGIPSSSLHKASSSSGSGSNPFSSQMASGYHRNSIDLEEARNAGPYFDKAFSKNVTALLGKTAYLNCRVKNLGNKTMLLQVSWVRHRDIHLLTVGRYTYTSDQRFRAIHQPQTEDWMLQIKYPQHRDSGIYECQVSTTPHMSHYIHLNVVEPSTEIIGAPDLYIESGSTINLTCIIQNSPEPPAYIFWNHNNAIINYDSPRGGVSVVTNKGDTTTSFLLIKSARPSDSGHYQCNPSNAKPKSVTVHVLNGVSHSVSRGVPSSDAARGTSASSPLAHSLSVCVPVCVLLQLGACRWLAALLGAALATPPPPPVRSAQRDGRRPGSPGSPGGAPLSGDLRHFLASVLRWRWRWCCRWHWKSIYNTQRRHHPHQLKLQSRTEAATCRQLFEADIR
- the LOC108031834 gene encoding uncharacterized protein LOC108031834 isoform X1 — protein: MATFQMEMRQQQQQRQKQRTNLKQRAAATATATSKSRRQRQHLELEPRLKLELEPSDPPQSSPDCIRLWPGSGPSAADGVGGNPLTCNTTGSSNTSHSGNIARPSSNTGRQRALIMLSMLVVVIALMSGNGVHAAQRDSYKSKDMSSSNNALPNEGVGASVEAAGPTGVAGSGSGNNSSGNNKNGQAAGGSGSVSGSPPHTESAAMTTDASRSSVGSSTTVTGIPSSSLHKASSSSGSGSNPFSSQMASGYHRNSIDLEEARNAGPYFDKAFSKNVTALLGKTAYLNCRVKNLGNKTMLLQVSWVRHRDIHLLTVGRYTYTSDQRFRAIHQPQTEDWMLQIKYPQHRDSGIYECQVSTTPHMSHYIHLNVVEPSTEIIGAPDLYIESGSTINLTCIIQNSPEPPAYIFWNHNNAFPSHPQIINYDSPRGGVSVVTNKGDTTTSFLLIKSARPSDSGHYQCNPSNAKPKSVTVHVLNGVSHSVSRGVPSSDAARGTSASSPLAHSLSVCVPVCVLLQLGACRWLAALLGAALATPPPPPVRSAQRDGRRPGSPGSPGGAPLSGDLRHFLASVLRWRWRWCCRWHWKSIYNTQRRHHPHQLKLQSRTEAATCRQLFEADIR
- the LOC108031834 gene encoding uncharacterized protein LOC108031834 isoform X3, coding for MATFQMEMRQQQQQRQKQRTNLKQRAAATATATSKSRRQRQHLELEPRLKLELEPSDPPQSSPDCIRLWPGSGPSAADGVGGNPLTCNTTGSSNTSHSGNIARPSSNTGRQRALIMLSMLVVVIALMSGNGVHAAQRDSYKSKDMSSSNNALPNEGVGASVEAAGPTGVAGSGSGNNSSGNNKNGQAAGGSGSVSGSPPHTESAAMTTDASRSSVGSSTTVTGIPSSSLHKASSSSGSGSNPFSSQMASGYHRNSIDLEEARNAGPYFDKAFSKNVTALLGKTAYLNCRVKNLGNKTMLLQVSWVRHRDIHLLTVGRYTYTSDQRFRAIHQPQTEDWMLQIKYPQHRDSGIYECQVSTTPHMSHYIHLNVVEPSTEIIGAPDLYIESGSTINLTCIIQNSPEPPAYIFWNHNNAFPSHPQIINYDSPRGGVSVVTNKGDTTTSFLLIKSARPSDSGHYQCNPSNAKPKSVTVHVLNGEFPAAMQHAAPVHPRPSPTRCLFVYLCVCFCSWALAGGSLRCWAPLLPRPHRRPSAPPSGMEGVLARRDHQEARPSPATCGTSLRAY